Proteins encoded together in one Papaver somniferum cultivar HN1 unplaced genomic scaffold, ASM357369v1 unplaced-scaffold_117, whole genome shotgun sequence window:
- the LOC113330054 gene encoding ribulose bisphosphate carboxylase small chain 1, chloroplastic-like encodes MASSMISSAAVASVRSSAPAQASMVAPFSGLKSVSAFPVTRKSNDITSVASNGGRVNCMQVWPPTGLKKFETLSYLPPLTVEQLSKEVDYLLRNGWVPCLEFDARGFVYREHGNTPGYYDGRYWTMWKLPMFGCTDASQVIKELEEAKAAYPGSFIRIIGFDNVRQVQCVSFIAYKPESTSYEQ; translated from the exons atggcTTCTTCAATGATTTCCTCTGCTGCAGTTGCCTCCGTAAGGAGCTCCGCTCCCGCTCAAGCTAGCATGGTTGCACCATTCAGCGGCTTGAAATCCGTCTCCGCATTCCCAGTTACCCGCAAATCAAACGATATCACCTCCGTTGCCAGCAACGGTGGAAGAGTTAACTGCATGCAG GTGTGGCCACCAACTGGTTTGAAGAAGTTTGAGACCCTCTCATACCTTCCCCCATTGACTGTCGAGCAACTATCAAAGGAAGTCGACTACCTTCTCCGTAATGGATGGGTTCCCTGTTTGGAATTCGACGCCAGAGGATTCGTCTACAGAGAACACGGTAACACCCCTGGATATTATGATGGTCGTTACTGGACAATGTGGAAGCTACCCATGTTCGGTTGTACCGACGCTTCCCAGGTTATCAAGGAGCTAGAAGAGGCCAAGGCTGCATACCCTGGATCTTTCATCAGAATCATCGGATTCGACAACGTTCGTCAAGTGCAATGTGTTAGTTTCATCGCATACAAGCCCGAGAGCACCAGCTACGAACAGTAA